The proteins below come from a single Stomoxys calcitrans chromosome 1, idStoCalc2.1, whole genome shotgun sequence genomic window:
- the LOC106087784 gene encoding peptidoglycan-recognition protein SD translates to MIFKGKLCLWLCLVATFCFIRDIKGETSIVTRKEWNAKPTTAEMTPLELPVSRIIVAHTAGNECSRKEACSQEMRIIQNFHMTKGAYDDIAYNYLVGNDGNVYEGRGWRFQGAIARGINAGSISIAFMGVFTKNLPSLEALNAAKSLIVKLQTDQKLKEDYKLFGHRQMSPTLSPGDALYAEIQKWPKWSNDI, encoded by the exons ATGATTTTCAAAGGCAAATTATGCCTGTGGCTTTGCCTCGTTGCTACGTTTTGCTTTATTCGCGATATTAAAGGAGAGACCAGTATTGTCACTCGAAAGGAATGGAATGCAAAGCCGACCACCGCGGAAATGACACCGCTGGAATTGCCTGTGTCTAGAATAATAGTGGCCCACACTGCCGGCAATGAGTGCAGTAGAAAG GAGGCGTGCTCACAAGAAATGCGCATAATTCAGAATTTTCACATGACCAAAGGTGCCTATGATGATATCGCCTACAATTACCTTGTGGGAAACGACGGCAATGTTTACGAAGGTCGAGGATGGAGATTTCAAGGCGCCATAGCCAGAGGAATTAATGCTGGTTCAATTagtatagcttttatgggagtCTTTACCAAAAACTTGCCCAGTCTGGAGGCTTTAAATGCTGCAAAATCGTTGATAGTTAAACTTCAAACTGATCAAAAACTGAAAGAAGACTACAAACTGTTTGGCCATCGTCAAATGTCGCCCACCCTAAGTCCGGGCGATGCTCTCTATGCAGAAATTCAAAAATGGCCCAAATGGTCAAACGACATTTAA